The genomic window TGCCATAAAGCCAATCCGCACGGGCGCGTGCTAAAGCAGAAACACATAAAGGAATAAATTCTCGGTTTTCTCGCAATCGCTCTATGGCTCTTTCAACTGCTTGCGGGTTGAGGTCATTGATCAAACAACGTTTCACTTGCTTTCGTTTTTCGCCCGCAAGATTAAGATAGTCAAGAACCTCATCCACTAACAATTGGCCTTCTCTATCCGGGTCACCAGCATGAACAACTTCAGTGGCTTGTTTGAGAAGAGTACCAATCGCTTTTAGTTGTTTGGTTACTGCGGACCGCGGTTTCAGTAGCCATTTTTCAGGAATAATGGGAAGATCTTGTAAATTCCAACGCGCATACCGAGTATCATAAGCATCTGGCTCTGCTTGCTCTAATAAATGCCCGATACACCACGTGACCACTTGACCATCACCACATTGGATAAAACCATCACCTCGTTTATGAGGCTTTGGAAGAACATCCGCTATTGCCCTTGCTAAACTGGGCTTTTCCGCAATAAACAAACGCATGAATTAATCTATCACTTCAATTAAAGGAATATTATCCTGTTGGGGGAATAATTTGCCGATAGACTGTAACAAAACACCTTGTTGTTGTGCAATTTCTTTAATCTTAGACACTTCATCAGGTTCAATTGCGATTAATAATCCACCCGATGTTTGCGGATCACATAACAATTTACGTTGAATATCCGTCATAGGTCCAATTAAATGCCCATAACTATCAAAATTACGCTGTGTTCCACCCGGCACACAACCTGCTTCAATGTAACGTTCAACATCAGCTAATTTAGGCACTTGATTAAAATGAATTTGCGCACGAACGCTTGAACCTTCGCAAATTTCGCTTAAATGGCCCAGCAAGCCGAAGCCGGTTACATCCGTCATTGCGGTAACACCATTTAATGGTGCTACCACTGCGCCAAATTTATTCATTTGGCACATGGTTTGAGTTGCAAGATGTTGATGTTCTATATCAAGAACACCTTTTTTCTCAGCCGTTGTTAATACGCCAATACCAAGTGGTTTTGTTAAAAACAGTTCACTTCCTGCTGTAGCAGCACTATTTTTCTTCACAAACTCCGTATTCACCACACCAGTTACGGCCAAACCAAAAATGGGTTCCGGAGCATCAATGGAATGTCCACCCGCTAATGATATTCCAGCGTCAGCACAGGCTGCGCGCCCACCTTCAATCACTTCACGCGCAATTTCAGGCGCTAATTTAGCAATCGGCCAACCTAAAATAGCAATAGCCATGATGGGCTTTCCACCCATCGCGAAAATATCACTAATTGCATTTGTTGCAGCAATACGACCAAATTCATAAGGAGAATCAACGATTGGCATAAAGAAATCAGTTGTACTAATGATGCCGATTCCGTTACCTAAATCATATACCGCAGCATCATCTTTAGTTTCATTACCCACTAATAAGTGAGGATCATGAAATTTAGCTTGTTCAGAATGAAGAATTTGCTCTAATACTTTTGGCGCGATTTTACAACCACAACCCGCACCATGGCTATATTGGGTAAGTCTAATCTTTTCCATTATTCATAACCTTTTAAAAATGAGAGACAAAATCTTGCATATCTGGCAGCTGTACTTTTGCTGGCGCTTTTAAAGATGCGGTTCCAAGATAAAGGAAGCCAACAATATGATCTTTTGGCCCACAACCTAAACCTTCACGTACAATAGGATCTTCAGTCCAAGAACCTGAACGCCAAATACCGCTAAAACCTTGTGCTACTGCGGCCATCTGCATTGCCTGAACAGTACAACCAGCTGCAACAATTTGCTCCCATTCTGGGACTTTCGGATTATCTTGAGTCCTTGCAATCACTGTAATGATTAGTGGTGCACGAAAAGGCGCATTCTTTGCCTTTTCTTCAACTTCAGCGCCTAGCTTGCCAACCTTAGCTGCTTTTTCAAGTAACTGGCTAAAACGCGTCAAGCCTTCATCTTTCATCACAATAAAATGCCATGGACGTAATGCGCCGTGATCTGGTGCGCGCATTCCTGCAGCAAGGATATTTTGTAATTCCTCACCTTCTGGAGCAGGTGTTGTTAGCCGTGAAGCTGAACGGCGGTTCAATAAAAGTGTTAAAGCATCCATATTCATCTCCAATTCAGGGTAAACTGATATTATCGTCATTCATACAAACAATCATTATTGTGCTAAATAATGATTACATACCGGATAACACTTTACAGTATGTAAATCACTCAGTATTTTTTGCTGAATAAATTCACGAATAATAGATTAATTGTTTGAATTATATCATTTGTAAGTGTTGAAAAATATAATCAGAGTATTGTACAACGCTCTCGGTCGCTTTGTTATGAATAAAAAGGTCATTGATAAGCAGACAACTGTTTTTATTTCATTAAGATAAGGGCGCAATTCATACGTTGGAGAAATTATGCACAAATTATGGGAGATCATCGCCAAAGTATTTAAGTTTAGTTGGCGAGTATTAAATTTTATTAGGGAATTGGTTTTTAACGTTATTTTCCTTGTCTTATGTTTTTTAGTGATTGGCCTAATCTCTTTATATCAATCCGACTCAAAACCTGACCCAAAATATTTCGGCGCACTGTATGTTGATCTACAAGGTGTCGTTGTCGATCAAGTTTCCATGCCTGATCCTCTAGGTCGTATGAGCAAAGAGTTCTTGGGAACACCAAATAGCCGAATGCAAGAAAACTCTCTGTTTGATATTGTGGATACGATCCGCGCGTCAACAACAGATGATCGCATTACAGGCATGGTGCTTCGTTTAGATAACCTTGTGAGTGCTGACCAGCCCTCTTTGAATTTTATCGGAAAAGCAATTACAGAGTTCAAAAAGTCAGGTAAACCTGTTTATGCCATAGGCGATGGATACAGCCAAGCGCAATACTATTTAGCAAGTTATGCAGATAATATCTATTTATCTCCACAAGGCATGGTAGGTATTCAAGGTTTTTCAACGAATACACTTTACTACAAAACTTTATTAGAAAAACTCAAAGTAAATAGTCACATTTTCCGTGTAGGAACATATAAATCTGCCGTTGAGCCTTTAATGCGCGACAATATGTCTCCGGAAGCGCGCGAAGCCAACCTTCAATGGTTAGGTTCTTTGTGGAATAGCTACCTTGACACCATTGCAACAAATCGTGGAACTAAAGCAGTGAATATATTCCCTGGTACAGATGTTCTACTCCAAAAATTACGTGCCGCGGGTGGCAATAGCGCGCAGTATGCTTTGAATCAAAAATTGGTTGATAAGATTTCTAGCCATGAACAAACAGAAGATATACTGAAAAAGCAATTTGGTTGGAATAGTACTGATAAACATTTTAATTATATCAGTATTTATGATTATTCAAGCAAGATAGCCAATACCGATGATATCGATTCCACCGGAAATATTGCGGTTATTGTGGTACAAGGTGCCATCATGGATGGCCCGCAAGCACCAGGCATTGCAAGTGGTGAATTGATAGCTAAACAGATCAGAGATGCACGCCTTAATAAGGATATCAAAGCCATTATTTTACGTGTC from Providencia sneebia DSM 19967 includes these protein-coding regions:
- the sppA gene encoding signal peptide peptidase SppA, producing the protein MHKLWEIIAKVFKFSWRVLNFIRELVFNVIFLVLCFLVIGLISLYQSDSKPDPKYFGALYVDLQGVVVDQVSMPDPLGRMSKEFLGTPNSRMQENSLFDIVDTIRASTTDDRITGMVLRLDNLVSADQPSLNFIGKAITEFKKSGKPVYAIGDGYSQAQYYLASYADNIYLSPQGMVGIQGFSTNTLYYKTLLEKLKVNSHIFRVGTYKSAVEPLMRDNMSPEAREANLQWLGSLWNSYLDTIATNRGTKAVNIFPGTDVLLQKLRAAGGNSAQYALNQKLVDKISSHEQTEDILKKQFGWNSTDKHFNYISIYDYSSKIANTDDIDSTGNIAVIVVQGAIMDGPQAPGIASGELIAKQIRDARLNKDIKAIILRVNSPGGSVTASDLIRSELTSARQAGKPIVVSMGGMAASGGYWVSTPADYIIASPNTITGSIGIFGVINTFEKSLDSLGVYTDGVSTTPLADMSITKGISPEFADMMQITIENGYKTFIDLVAKSRHKTPDEIDKIAQGRVWIGSDAKKIGLVDQLGDFDDAINKVVELADLKQVQLDWMQPELSLMDQVILELSSNAQAMMPDALQVFLPQSVATDIRQQAQFFLNMNDPQNRYAFCINCAEIN
- the selD gene encoding selenide, water dikinase SelD — translated: MEKIRLTQYSHGAGCGCKIAPKVLEQILHSEQAKFHDPHLLVGNETKDDAAVYDLGNGIGIISTTDFFMPIVDSPYEFGRIAATNAISDIFAMGGKPIMAIAILGWPIAKLAPEIAREVIEGGRAACADAGISLAGGHSIDAPEPIFGLAVTGVVNTEFVKKNSAATAGSELFLTKPLGIGVLTTAEKKGVLDIEHQHLATQTMCQMNKFGAVVAPLNGVTAMTDVTGFGLLGHLSEICEGSSVRAQIHFNQVPKLADVERYIEAGCVPGGTQRNFDSYGHLIGPMTDIQRKLLCDPQTSGGLLIAIEPDEVSKIKEIAQQQGVLLQSIGKLFPQQDNIPLIEVID
- a CDS encoding NAD(P)H nitroreductase, encoding MDALTLLLNRRSASRLTTPAPEGEELQNILAAGMRAPDHGALRPWHFIVMKDEGLTRFSQLLEKAAKVGKLGAEVEEKAKNAPFRAPLIITVIARTQDNPKVPEWEQIVAAGCTVQAMQMAAVAQGFSGIWRSGSWTEDPIVREGLGCGPKDHIVGFLYLGTASLKAPAKVQLPDMQDFVSHF